One window of the Chitinimonas sp. BJYL2 genome contains the following:
- a CDS encoding response regulator — protein MRSAADKRNTRLLVLIVTSLILVYAAIGFLKWHQLRNLSEVMGRSDDSALWPFLQLRVEYQRFDNALDHRLIDPAGMPVEELQLRYDLFVSRVTGLEAEAPHGLMDNLPIYTGTLRSLKQYVAQVDHYLGPEPDAGIDAEAMRTIRQALLALEEPVQDLALQASRQSAKIVDRRNKEVHNQTAWTTALTGFQFILTFLLAAAMLRQHRERQKAQQRALDSQAELVEALKRNEEVLEARVAERTEALGAANAALREHEIELEAARAKAEDASRLKSEFLANMSHEIRTPMNAVIGMSHLVLATALDAKQRDYVQKIQRAGQHLLGLINDILDFSKIEAGKLEVETIPFELQSVLENVATLIGEKCTAKGLELIFDIDPALPDHLMGDPLRLGQILINYSNNAVKFTETGEVTIRGRLLAQRDGEVEVRFEVSDTGIGLTPEQKARLFQSFQQADASTTRKYGGTGLGLAISKKLAELMQGEVGVESEAGVGSTFWFTATLGLSESSHAPRVLRADLAGKQVLVVDDNAHARLILSEMLRNMGFAVSEAEDGESGLAKARAALAQDAGFEIAFLDWQMPGMNGIELARRLQSLAVAPTPVIVTAHGREEVFREAEASGVTLMLVKPVNPSLLFDTAVRALGAAPATDLAPRSTGRIGNTDMRSLRGARVLLVDDNDLNQQVGKDLLENAGIVVDIAENGQIALDLAATGDYELILMDMQMPVMDGITATRKLRAQPRFADLPILAMTANAMSTDRDACLEAGMNSHIAKPIDPDELFGQLLRWIAPRNGLTDAMPDAEPPPEETASAEDPLLGIIGLDTVAGMKRVLNKRDNYEKMLRSFIAGQANAVAQTRSALAGGDRTEARRFMHTLKGTAATIGAQPLAKLAEAAEEALKAEPAADASEIELLLQAIDPACTALITALTAALPTQAQASAAANIDWAAARALVSRLDALLADDDSEAIELFEQSTPLLRAALGNGYDPVHRALQSYILTDALDALRSARAGTAQLQEE, from the coding sequence ATGCGCTCAGCGGCAGACAAACGCAACACACGGTTGTTGGTGCTGATCGTCACCAGCCTGATCTTGGTCTATGCCGCGATCGGGTTTCTCAAGTGGCATCAGCTACGCAATCTCAGCGAGGTGATGGGCCGAAGCGACGACAGCGCGTTGTGGCCATTCCTGCAACTGCGCGTCGAGTATCAGCGCTTCGACAACGCACTTGATCACCGCCTGATCGACCCAGCCGGTATGCCGGTAGAAGAGCTGCAACTGCGCTACGACCTGTTTGTGAGCCGGGTCACCGGACTGGAAGCAGAGGCGCCTCATGGCTTGATGGATAACCTGCCGATCTATACCGGCACCTTGCGCAGCCTCAAGCAGTATGTGGCGCAAGTCGATCATTACTTGGGCCCCGAGCCGGATGCAGGCATCGACGCCGAAGCCATGCGGACAATTCGCCAGGCGCTGCTGGCACTGGAGGAGCCAGTTCAGGATCTGGCGCTGCAAGCCTCACGGCAGTCCGCCAAGATTGTCGATCGCCGCAACAAGGAGGTGCACAACCAGACTGCCTGGACAACGGCACTGACCGGATTCCAGTTCATCCTGACGTTCCTGCTGGCAGCCGCCATGCTGCGTCAGCATCGCGAACGCCAGAAAGCCCAGCAGCGGGCACTCGATAGTCAGGCAGAGCTGGTAGAGGCGTTAAAGCGCAATGAAGAAGTGCTAGAAGCACGCGTGGCCGAGCGCACCGAAGCACTGGGCGCTGCCAATGCCGCACTGCGCGAACACGAAATCGAACTCGAAGCCGCCCGCGCCAAGGCCGAGGATGCCTCCCGGCTCAAGAGCGAATTCCTCGCCAATATGAGCCATGAAATCCGTACCCCCATGAATGCCGTCATCGGCATGAGTCATCTGGTGCTCGCCACGGCGCTCGATGCCAAGCAGCGCGATTACGTACAGAAAATCCAGCGTGCCGGCCAGCATCTGCTCGGGCTCATCAACGACATCCTCGATTTCTCCAAGATCGAGGCCGGCAAGCTCGAAGTCGAAACCATCCCGTTCGAGTTGCAAAGCGTGCTCGAAAACGTGGCCACGCTGATCGGGGAGAAGTGCACGGCCAAAGGGCTGGAGCTGATCTTCGATATCGACCCCGCCCTGCCCGATCACCTGATGGGCGACCCGCTGCGGCTGGGGCAGATACTCATCAACTACTCGAACAATGCAGTCAAGTTCACCGAGACCGGCGAAGTCACCATTCGAGGCCGTTTGCTGGCGCAACGCGACGGCGAGGTGGAGGTGCGCTTCGAGGTCAGCGATACCGGCATCGGCCTCACGCCCGAGCAGAAGGCAAGGCTGTTCCAGTCGTTTCAGCAGGCCGATGCTTCGACCACCCGCAAATACGGTGGCACCGGACTCGGTCTGGCCATCTCCAAGAAACTTGCCGAACTTATGCAGGGCGAGGTGGGTGTGGAGAGCGAGGCCGGCGTGGGTAGCACCTTCTGGTTCACCGCCACACTGGGGCTCAGCGAATCGAGTCACGCACCCAGAGTGCTGCGTGCCGATCTTGCCGGCAAACAGGTGCTGGTAGTGGATGACAATGCCCATGCGCGGCTCATCCTCAGCGAGATGCTGCGCAATATGGGCTTTGCCGTCAGCGAGGCCGAGGATGGCGAAAGCGGACTGGCCAAGGCGCGAGCTGCACTGGCCCAAGACGCCGGGTTTGAAATTGCCTTCCTTGACTGGCAGATGCCCGGCATGAACGGCATCGAACTGGCACGACGCCTGCAGTCTCTTGCGGTGGCGCCAACCCCGGTCATCGTCACCGCCCATGGGCGTGAGGAGGTATTCCGCGAGGCCGAAGCCAGCGGCGTCACGCTGATGCTGGTCAAGCCGGTCAATCCGTCCTTGCTGTTCGATACCGCCGTACGCGCATTGGGTGCTGCACCCGCCACGGATCTGGCTCCACGCAGCACCGGCCGCATTGGCAACACCGATATGCGGAGTCTCCGCGGTGCACGTGTGCTGCTGGTGGACGACAACGACCTCAATCAGCAAGTGGGCAAGGATTTGCTCGAAAACGCGGGTATCGTCGTCGATATCGCTGAAAACGGCCAGATCGCGCTCGACTTGGCCGCCACGGGCGATTACGAACTGATCCTGATGGACATGCAGATGCCCGTGATGGACGGCATCACCGCCACGCGCAAGCTGCGAGCGCAGCCGCGCTTTGCCGATCTGCCCATACTCGCGATGACCGCCAACGCGATGAGCACGGACCGCGATGCCTGCCTGGAAGCTGGCATGAACAGCCACATCGCCAAGCCTATCGACCCGGACGAACTGTTCGGGCAACTACTGCGCTGGATCGCCCCTCGCAACGGTCTGACTGACGCGATGCCTGATGCCGAACCGCCCCCCGAGGAGACCGCCAGCGCGGAAGATCCGCTGCTTGGCATCATCGGACTGGACACGGTTGCCGGCATGAAGCGTGTACTGAACAAGCGCGATAACTACGAAAAAATGCTGCGCAGCTTCATCGCAGGACAAGCCAACGCCGTGGCGCAAACCCGCAGCGCACTGGCCGGCGGCGATCGCACCGAGGCACGGCGATTCATGCATACCCTTAAAGGCACTGCCGCCACTATTGGGGCGCAGCCCTTGGCCAAGCTGGCAGAGGCCGCTGAAGAAGCGCTGAAAGCCGAGCCCGCGGCCGACGCGAGTGAAATCGAGCTGCTACTGCAAGCCATTGATCCGGCTTGCACCGCCCTGATCACCGCGCTCACGGCGGCCTTGCCCACCCAGGCACAAGCCAGCGCCGCAGCCAATATCGACTGGGCCGCCGCACGCGCGCTTGTCAGCCGGCTGGATGCCCTGCTGGCTGATGACGATTCCGAGGCCATCGAGCTGTTCGAACAATCCACCCCCTTGCTGCGTGCAGCACTGGGCAATGGCTACGACCCGGTCCACCGGGCACTGCAAAGTTATATTCTGACCGATGCACTGGACGCGCTGCGCAGCGCCCGTGCCGGCACTGCCCAACTGCAAGAGGAGTAA
- a CDS encoding DMT family transporter yields MKAVDLLELIALAAIWGASFMVMRIAAPAFGPFAMVFLRVGLASLCLLPWLIWRGELAGLRTHWRPLAVVGLTNSALPFCLFGVAAMSLSAGFSAVINATSPIWAGVVAWVWLGQKLPRWRLLGLFAGLAGVLVLVWGKISFKPGGDGWAVLAVMAAPLCYGIAANFTRERLSGVSPMLIATGSQVSASLMLLPFALWYWPEQPLAWSAWMAVLTLALVCTALAYLMYFRLIAHVGPGKAISVTFLIPLFAILLSAVFLGEQLTRNVFVGGLIILSGTALALGLWPRTKV; encoded by the coding sequence ATGAAAGCGGTTGATCTGTTGGAGCTTATTGCGCTTGCTGCCATATGGGGTGCCTCGTTCATGGTCATGCGCATTGCGGCACCGGCCTTTGGGCCATTTGCCATGGTCTTTCTGCGTGTCGGTCTGGCCAGCCTGTGTCTGTTGCCATGGCTGATATGGCGTGGCGAGCTGGCGGGCCTGCGTACCCACTGGCGACCACTTGCCGTGGTGGGGCTCACCAATTCAGCGCTGCCGTTCTGTCTGTTCGGGGTGGCGGCGATGTCGCTATCCGCGGGCTTCAGCGCCGTGATCAACGCCACGTCACCGATCTGGGCCGGGGTGGTGGCCTGGGTCTGGCTTGGACAGAAGCTGCCACGATGGCGCCTGCTAGGGCTCTTTGCGGGATTGGCCGGCGTGCTCGTGCTGGTCTGGGGCAAGATCAGCTTCAAGCCGGGTGGTGATGGCTGGGCCGTACTTGCCGTCATGGCTGCGCCGCTGTGCTACGGCATTGCTGCCAACTTTACGCGCGAGCGTCTGAGCGGGGTCAGCCCCATGCTAATTGCTACGGGTAGCCAGGTGTCGGCCTCGCTGATGCTGCTGCCTTTTGCGCTCTGGTACTGGCCTGAACAGCCTTTGGCCTGGTCTGCCTGGATGGCAGTGCTGACGCTGGCGCTTGTCTGTACTGCGCTCGCTTACCTGATGTATTTCAGGCTGATTGCCCACGTCGGGCCGGGTAAGGCGATCTCGGTAACGTTTCTTATTCCCCTCTTTGCCATTTTGTTGAGTGCGGTTTTCCTCGGCGAGCAATTGACCCGTAATGTGTTTGTGGGTGGTCTGATCATTCTGTCGGGAACCGCCCTCGCACTGGGCCTGTGGCCGCGTACCAAGGTCTAG
- a CDS encoding serine hydrolase — MALVPQVWAAGVESPAPVPRQVLDARLLAMQQSATDPIAGIAVVALRQGKMVYQGQAGFRRLTAQGQALPVKPDTLFRVASLSKLVVAIGAMRLVESGKLELDRDIGDYLGFPVRHPAWPEIPVTTRMLLGHTSGLRDRAGISFPASFNLATLLQSPPAVGEPSPWATNDGTQPSRPGSYFRYTNLNFGVLATVIEAVSGERFDRYIRDSVLSPLSIQGGFNPSQFTDAELARIATLYEMPVDATGKPTGSWEAQADDYAGSRPPPPVGLGDYRLGRNGTVFGPQGRLRIDVAGIGKLLRLIAGRGEVDGVRLLQPQTVAQMLSPYWQRDANGSNGDDFGGLFNAWGLGVQRFTDRGEPGNGDRLIETGGWKPVGHLGNAYGLLSGMLIDPVSGDGIVYVLSGTRADATGRRASQSSFYTVEAQLIDLLYRCAIRPATRAACEPSQPVRQ, encoded by the coding sequence ATGGCCCTTGTGCCGCAGGTGTGGGCAGCAGGTGTCGAATCACCCGCCCCGGTACCACGGCAAGTGCTGGACGCCCGCCTGCTGGCCATGCAGCAGAGTGCAACGGATCCCATCGCGGGTATTGCGGTAGTGGCCTTGCGTCAGGGCAAAATGGTGTACCAAGGCCAAGCGGGATTCCGCCGCCTGACCGCCCAAGGCCAAGCCTTGCCGGTGAAGCCGGATACCCTGTTCCGGGTGGCCTCGCTCTCCAAGCTAGTGGTGGCGATCGGGGCCATGCGATTGGTCGAGTCCGGCAAGCTGGAACTGGATCGCGACATCGGCGACTACCTGGGTTTTCCCGTTCGCCACCCGGCCTGGCCAGAGATACCTGTGACCACGCGCATGCTGTTGGGCCATACCAGCGGCTTGCGTGATCGGGCCGGCATCAGTTTTCCGGCCAGCTTCAATCTGGCCACGCTGTTGCAATCCCCCCCCGCTGTGGGCGAGCCCTCGCCATGGGCGACAAATGATGGAACACAGCCTTCCCGGCCCGGCAGTTACTTTCGCTACACCAATCTCAATTTCGGAGTACTGGCAACGGTGATCGAAGCGGTCAGTGGCGAGCGGTTTGATCGCTATATCCGCGATTCGGTGCTGTCGCCACTGAGCATCCAGGGCGGATTCAATCCCAGCCAATTTACGGATGCCGAACTCGCGCGCATTGCCACTTTGTATGAAATGCCTGTGGATGCCACGGGTAAACCGACAGGTAGCTGGGAAGCACAGGCTGATGACTACGCCGGGAGCCGTCCACCGCCGCCCGTGGGTTTGGGCGACTACCGCTTGGGCCGCAATGGCACGGTATTCGGTCCGCAGGGCAGGTTGCGGATTGATGTGGCCGGCATCGGCAAGTTGTTGCGCCTGATTGCGGGGCGAGGCGAGGTCGATGGCGTGCGTTTGCTCCAGCCGCAGACGGTGGCGCAGATGCTGTCCCCTTATTGGCAGCGTGATGCCAATGGCAGCAATGGCGACGATTTTGGCGGGCTTTTCAATGCCTGGGGACTGGGCGTTCAACGGTTTACCGATCGGGGCGAGCCCGGCAACGGCGACCGCCTGATCGAAACGGGGGGGTGGAAGCCGGTCGGGCATCTGGGCAATGCTTACGGCTTGTTGTCCGGCATGTTGATCGACCCGGTCTCGGGTGACGGCATCGTCTATGTACTCAGTGGCACACGTGCCGATGCAACCGGCCGTCGCGCCTCGCAAAGCAGTTTTTACACGGTGGAGGCGCAACTCATCGATTTGCTATATCGCTGCGCCATCCGTCCGGCTACCAGGGCGGCGTGTGAACCGTCGCAACCGGTTCGGCAATGA
- a CDS encoding response regulator has product MQPDQVSLLLVEHDPLLRAALRSQLQAEGYSRIHEARDADAALDVLKQTACHLIISELDLPGRSGLAMLETMRIDEALADMPIILMSGELDRHSAQQAIRLGISDLLIKPFKTVDLLSRVDRVVKRESATIYKRRVAVEDKPTLLVVDDTPDNLQLIAGLFRDQYKVKLAHNGEKALAICQGGTPPDLVLLDVMMPGMNGFEVARRLRAHHASAYTPIIFVTALTDDASRDEGMEIGAVDYVTKPINPGLLKLRVTNLMRYVEHRQELQREFDQLTELAGLRGQLRLMLGEQLPAALSRARAAPSTPECHAAIDEAQTLLTQAQQVLQPGWDEA; this is encoded by the coding sequence TTGCAGCCAGACCAGGTCTCTCTCTTATTGGTTGAGCACGATCCGCTGCTGCGCGCCGCGCTGCGGAGCCAGCTACAGGCCGAGGGCTACAGCCGCATCCATGAAGCGCGGGATGCGGACGCGGCGCTGGACGTCCTGAAACAGACGGCATGTCACCTCATCATCAGCGAACTGGACTTACCGGGACGCAGCGGCCTCGCCATGCTGGAAACCATGCGTATCGACGAGGCGCTGGCGGATATGCCGATCATCCTGATGTCCGGAGAACTGGATCGCCATTCAGCCCAGCAAGCCATCCGCCTCGGTATCAGTGACCTGCTGATCAAACCGTTCAAGACCGTAGACCTGCTAAGCCGTGTAGACCGCGTGGTCAAACGCGAAAGCGCCACCATCTACAAACGCCGTGTTGCGGTTGAAGACAAGCCGACGCTGCTGGTGGTGGACGACACCCCAGACAACCTCCAGCTGATAGCCGGCCTGTTTCGGGACCAATACAAAGTGAAGCTCGCGCACAACGGCGAGAAGGCGCTCGCCATTTGCCAGGGTGGCACGCCGCCCGATCTGGTCTTGCTGGATGTGATGATGCCGGGCATGAACGGATTCGAAGTCGCACGCCGTCTGCGTGCACATCATGCCTCGGCTTACACGCCCATCATTTTTGTCACCGCGCTGACGGATGACGCCTCCCGCGATGAGGGCATGGAGATCGGCGCGGTGGATTATGTGACCAAGCCCATCAATCCGGGTTTGCTGAAACTGCGGGTCACCAATCTGATGCGCTACGTCGAACACCGGCAGGAGCTGCAACGCGAGTTCGACCAACTGACCGAGCTGGCCGGATTGCGGGGGCAATTGCGCCTCATGCTGGGCGAACAACTGCCCGCCGCACTGTCACGCGCCCGCGCAGCACCGTCAACACCCGAGTGCCACGCCGCCATCGATGAGGCTCAGACCCTGCTCACCCAAGCACAGCAGGTCTTGCAGCCCGGTTGGGACGAGGCTTGA
- a CDS encoding two-component system response regulator, with translation MSNALDFTEKHTILVVDDTPDNLALMSGLLRDLYKVKLAPNGERALQIAAGDGKPDLILLDIMMPGMDGYEVLRRLQANPATQQIPVIFLTAMSETDDEKVGLDLGAVDYITKPVRPAIVLSRVHNHLQLKLARDFLQDQNAYLEREVNKRTAEVMTLQDVTIRAMASLAETRDNETGNHIRRTQRYVKALALHLQTHPRFARELSDSAIDSLYKSAPLHDIGKVGIPDRILLKPGKLDDDEFAIMKTHTTLGRDAIVQAERDFGQEIPFLRYAKEIAYSHQEKWDGSGYPVGLSGEEIPMSARLMAVADVYDALISKRVYKPAMTHEQATRIIHDGRGSHFDPDIVDAFMAINDTFREIARTFGDSEHAVIDEAERIANDYPVEQVVVTPKE, from the coding sequence ATGAGCAACGCCCTCGATTTCACCGAGAAGCACACCATCCTGGTGGTGGACGACACCCCCGACAACCTGGCCCTGATGAGCGGGCTGTTACGCGATCTCTACAAGGTCAAGCTCGCCCCCAATGGCGAGCGCGCGCTGCAGATTGCGGCCGGCGACGGGAAGCCCGACCTGATCCTGCTCGATATCATGATGCCGGGCATGGATGGCTATGAAGTGCTGCGTCGCCTGCAAGCCAACCCGGCCACCCAGCAGATCCCGGTCATCTTCCTCACTGCCATGAGCGAAACCGACGACGAGAAAGTCGGCCTCGATCTCGGCGCGGTAGACTACATCACCAAGCCGGTGCGCCCGGCCATCGTGCTTTCGCGCGTGCACAACCACCTGCAACTCAAGCTCGCACGCGATTTCCTGCAGGACCAGAATGCTTACCTCGAACGCGAGGTCAACAAGCGGACTGCCGAGGTCATGACCCTGCAGGATGTCACCATTCGCGCCATGGCCAGCCTCGCCGAAACCCGCGATAACGAGACGGGCAACCACATTCGGCGCACCCAGCGCTACGTCAAGGCGTTGGCACTACACCTGCAAACGCACCCGCGCTTTGCCCGTGAACTCAGCGACAGCGCAATCGATTCGCTCTACAAATCTGCGCCCTTGCATGATATCGGCAAGGTCGGCATCCCCGACCGTATCCTGCTCAAGCCCGGCAAGCTGGATGACGACGAGTTTGCCATCATGAAAACCCATACCACCCTGGGCCGCGATGCCATCGTTCAGGCCGAGCGGGATTTTGGACAAGAGATCCCTTTTCTGCGCTATGCCAAGGAAATCGCCTACAGCCATCAGGAAAAATGGGATGGGTCAGGCTACCCGGTCGGCTTGAGCGGCGAGGAAATCCCCATGTCGGCACGGCTGATGGCGGTGGCCGATGTCTATGACGCTTTGATCTCCAAGCGCGTCTACAAACCCGCCATGACCCATGAACAAGCCACGCGGATCATCCATGATGGCCGCGGCAGCCACTTCGACCCTGATATCGTGGATGCCTTCATGGCCATCAACGACACGTTCCGCGAAATCGCCAGAACGTTTGGCGACAGCGAACACGCCGTCATCGACGAAGCCGAGCGGATTGCCAACGACTACCCTGTGGAACAGGTTGTCGTCACGCCCAAGGAGTAA
- a CDS encoding methylated-DNA--[protein]-cysteine S-methyltransferase: MTTPTPTPTPAPADLPSRAQAYDTVARALVWLREHALDQPSLTELSAELGLSEFHLQRVFAEWAGVSPKRFLQHLSRERARAALRAGEDVLGAAMDAGLSGPGRLHDLMVSCEAATPGEIRNGGAGMVIRWGIVATPLGQALLADSARGLVKLAFIGTQAESAVAELQHDWPRAELVHAPEAAQSIATRLFTRYRQPEPVHLFVKGTQFQLKVWEALLRVPEGRLTSYGELAGQMGAHGAARAVGSAVGANPIALLIPCHRVIRSDGALGGYRWGEVRKQAILGLELARHGIEERAA; encoded by the coding sequence ATGACGACACCGACACCGACACCGACACCTGCCCCTGCTGATTTGCCCAGTCGTGCCCAGGCCTATGACACGGTCGCCCGAGCACTCGTCTGGTTGCGTGAACACGCGCTGGATCAACCCAGCCTGACCGAGTTGTCGGCCGAGCTGGGCTTATCTGAATTCCATTTGCAGCGTGTGTTTGCAGAGTGGGCGGGGGTCAGCCCCAAGCGCTTTCTCCAGCACCTGAGCCGCGAACGTGCCCGCGCCGCGCTGCGTGCGGGCGAGGATGTTCTGGGCGCCGCCATGGACGCTGGCTTGTCCGGCCCGGGCCGCCTGCATGATCTGATGGTGAGCTGCGAGGCGGCCACGCCGGGCGAGATTCGTAATGGCGGCGCAGGCATGGTGATCCGCTGGGGTATCGTGGCAACCCCGCTGGGGCAGGCCCTCCTGGCGGATAGTGCGCGCGGCCTGGTGAAGCTGGCCTTCATCGGGACGCAAGCAGAAAGCGCGGTGGCGGAATTGCAGCACGATTGGCCCCGTGCCGAGCTGGTGCATGCGCCCGAGGCGGCGCAGTCAATCGCCACCCGCCTGTTTACCCGTTACCGGCAGCCTGAACCCGTTCACCTTTTCGTGAAGGGTACGCAGTTCCAGCTCAAGGTCTGGGAGGCCTTGTTGCGTGTGCCCGAGGGCCGACTCACCAGCTATGGCGAGCTGGCAGGCCAGATGGGCGCCCATGGTGCCGCGCGTGCCGTTGGGAGCGCGGTTGGCGCCAATCCGATTGCCTTGCTGATTCCTTGTCACCGCGTCATCCGCAGCGATGGAGCCTTGGGTGGATACCGTTGGGGCGAAGTACGCAAGCAGGCGATACTAGGGCTGGAACTGGCACGCCACGGGATCGAGGAGCGTGCCGCATGA
- a CDS encoding C39 family peptidase: protein MYLIKRLIQGGALMAMSLSAHALCPDGSTYDSTLTTCVTSVDAFGPFTNQMVAGCQSAGGGSACTKTYPYLVKGHTVNVMRWSKSFAANLRGTGSCPVGSVRSATYGNHCFEQNSGSTNNVYGNFSLEEVAKCESLGGGSACYTNRWSATFYLQVQGAATPPPSNVTNKYGVWLFYADALGKTHTQLADQLKAQGVKRIYIKIADGTNACSLFPDACSKATTDIYRSRGIEPWAWAYNYPGNNAAQADALYQAAKYGYVGFVTDIEVEFDRKTTELSSLLQAMQAARTRAKTDGYVPGGVFPLGATTWGNPTDHGMRVDIIDQYVDFHMPQTYVEVWGSTYMADPKRWIEAGNCEYRNLGATKPIWHIVSTEYDTITSAQLEAFMTAAGPNASIWRIPGGGTPTTIWNDWAGINWQRSSFSEAQCGSGNNLLTDYLGSTPAPVPTQTIPYWSQLANAYEPYATCSVTSMAMITDFFKLTDPAKLGKRTPDYLYERFGKRQTVSSLAQVFNTIAAEKGSSLRDTGLTNGTLAQLRERASQGKPTIVHGWFTAPGHILVVTGYDGTNYTVNDPYGKWNLVAGSGAAYDTSVSGKGLKYPKAAFERAINDNGLGNDLWLHLFD, encoded by the coding sequence ATGTATCTGATCAAACGTCTCATTCAGGGCGGCGCCTTGATGGCCATGTCGCTCAGCGCACATGCCTTGTGTCCCGATGGCTCCACCTACGACAGCACGCTGACCACTTGCGTGACCAGTGTCGATGCCTTCGGCCCCTTTACCAACCAGATGGTCGCGGGTTGCCAGTCTGCTGGCGGCGGTAGTGCCTGTACCAAGACCTATCCCTATCTGGTCAAGGGTCATACAGTCAACGTGATGCGTTGGTCCAAGAGCTTCGCTGCCAATCTGCGTGGTACGGGCAGTTGTCCGGTTGGTTCGGTGCGTTCGGCTACGTATGGCAACCACTGTTTCGAACAGAACAGCGGTAGCACGAACAATGTGTATGGCAATTTCAGTCTGGAAGAGGTTGCCAAGTGCGAATCGTTGGGCGGCGGTTCGGCCTGCTACACGAATCGCTGGTCCGCCACGTTCTATCTGCAGGTCCAGGGTGCTGCGACACCGCCGCCCAGTAACGTGACCAACAAGTACGGCGTCTGGCTCTTTTATGCCGACGCACTGGGCAAGACCCATACCCAGCTGGCAGATCAGCTCAAGGCACAGGGGGTGAAGCGCATCTACATCAAGATCGCCGATGGCACTAATGCCTGCTCGCTGTTCCCGGATGCCTGCTCCAAGGCAACGACCGATATCTACCGCAGCCGGGGTATCGAACCCTGGGCTTGGGCATACAACTACCCGGGTAATAATGCGGCCCAGGCCGATGCGCTGTATCAGGCAGCCAAGTACGGTTATGTGGGTTTCGTGACCGATATCGAGGTGGAATTCGATCGCAAGACCACCGAACTGAGCAGTCTGCTCCAAGCCATGCAAGCTGCGCGTACCCGTGCCAAGACCGATGGTTATGTGCCCGGTGGCGTGTTCCCCTTGGGTGCCACCACCTGGGGCAACCCGACTGATCACGGCATGCGCGTAGACATCATCGACCAGTATGTGGACTTCCACATGCCGCAGACTTATGTGGAAGTCTGGGGCAGCACCTATATGGCGGATCCCAAGCGCTGGATCGAAGCGGGCAACTGCGAATACCGCAATCTGGGTGCCACCAAACCGATCTGGCATATCGTGTCGACCGAGTACGACACCATCACCTCGGCACAACTCGAAGCGTTCATGACGGCAGCTGGCCCCAATGCGTCGATCTGGCGTATCCCCGGTGGCGGCACGCCTACTACCATCTGGAACGACTGGGCCGGGATCAACTGGCAACGCAGCAGCTTCAGCGAAGCGCAGTGCGGTAGCGGCAACAATCTGCTGACAGACTATCTGGGCAGCACGCCTGCCCCGGTGCCGACGCAGACCATTCCTTACTGGTCGCAGCTCGCGAATGCCTATGAGCCCTACGCCACCTGCAGTGTGACGTCGATGGCCATGATCACCGACTTCTTCAAGCTCACCGATCCCGCCAAGCTGGGCAAGCGCACACCGGATTATCTGTATGAGCGCTTTGGCAAACGCCAGACTGTGTCTAGCCTGGCTCAGGTGTTCAACACGATCGCGGCAGAAAAGGGTAGTTCACTGCGCGATACCGGCCTCACCAACGGTACGTTGGCACAACTGCGTGAGCGTGCCAGCCAGGGTAAGCCGACCATCGTGCATGGCTGGTTCACGGCACCGGGACACATTCTAGTGGTGACCGGCTATGACGGTACCAACTACACGGTGAATGACCCCTACGGTAAATGGAATCTGGTTGCAGGCTCGGGCGCTGCTTATGACACCTCCGTGTCGGGCAAGGGTCTGAAGTATCCCAAGGCAGCATTCGAACGTGCGATCAACGACAATGGTCTGGGTAACGACCTCTGGTTGCACCTGTTTGACTGA